A genomic region of Mugil cephalus isolate CIBA_MC_2020 chromosome 5, CIBA_Mcephalus_1.1, whole genome shotgun sequence contains the following coding sequences:
- the LOC125008259 gene encoding uncharacterized protein C4orf45, whose protein sequence is MMQRRETGAGGPQYGQRMVFTGPDGIGDYRPRSNYFPGNIGVGATSPEATGDLSYLCRAAPLSHPPMSRQSYVGEVGWGWQYNQLLNSGALLSNMQIKKTELRATLEDRVTQKFQSK, encoded by the exons ATGAtgcaaagaagagaaacaggtgCAGGAGGGCCGCAGTATGGACAGCGGATGGTTTTTACAG GCCCTGATGGGATTGGAGACTACAGGCCGAGATCTAATTATTTTCCTGGGAACATCGGTGTTGGTGCCACATCACCTGAGGCCACTGGAGATCTCAGTTATTTGTGTCGGGCTGCACCGCTTTCCCACCCTCCCATGTCTAGGCAGAGCTATGTAGGTGAGGTGGGCTGGGGATGGCAGTACAACCAGCTGCTAAACAGTGGGGCTCTGCTCAGCAATATGCAAATCAAG AAAACAGAGTTACGAGCAACGCTGGAGGACAGAGTCACTCAGAAGTTTCAGAGCAAATGA